A window from Hypomesus transpacificus isolate Combined female chromosome 26, fHypTra1, whole genome shotgun sequence encodes these proteins:
- the LOC124487513 gene encoding putative nuclease HARBI1, translating to MASPFVEEPVELGARIVRGALRRARTFRDRQNPLAFHDDHLYERYRFSAEGMTYLCQLLEPYVANATHRSRALTVPQTVCVALRYFATGTFMYSVGDAENISKNTVCRTIRKVVLALTYSLGFPRVIGAIDCTHIPIAASLGENEGDFINRRSFHSINVQMTCDHQSLVTSIEAKWPGSVHDSRIFRESALCHRLEQGMAIVSNILALSGLLVGDRGYACQPFLMTPYPDPNTRPQTAFNVALSRTRVKIEMTFGILKARFNCLRGLRVAPDRACQVVTACAVLHNVASIRRERAPPVSQQPPDVVDPITLDYPTGRAVRDAITRQFFV from the exons ATGGCGTCACCGTTCGTAGAAGAACCCGtggagcttggtgcgcggatagtgagaggtgcgctcagaagagccagaacttTTAGAGACCGGCAGAACCCGTTGGCATTCCACGATGACCATCTTTATGAAAGATATAGATTTTCAGCTGAGGGAATGACCTATCtgtgccagcttcttgagccgtatgttgcaaATGCGACACATCGAAGCCGTGcgctcacagtcccacagactgtatgCGTAGCGTTGCGGTATTTCGCAACAGGTACTTTCATGTAcagtgtgggtgatgcggagaacataagcaagaacacggtctgcCGCACTATTCGCAAGGTGGTGCTTGCTTTAACATACTCGTTAGGCTTCCCAAGGGTGATTGGGGCAATAGATTGCACCCATATCCCCATTGCTGCATCACTGGGGGAGAATGAAGGCGACTTTATAAATCGCAGGTCATTCCACAGCATCAACGTTCAG ATGACTTGTGACCACCAGAGCTTGGTGACCAGCATTGAGGCAAAGTGGCCTGGGTCAGTCCATGACTCCCGGATCTTTAGGGAGTCTGCACTGTGCCACAGACTAGAGCAAGGTATGGCAATTGTAAGTAACATTTT ggCTCTTAGTGGATTGCTGGTAGGGGACCGAGGGTACGCCTGCCAGCCCTTTTTGATGACCCCCTATCCTGACCCCAACACACGGCCACAGACTGCTTTCAATGTGGCCCTTAGCAGGACAAGGGTTAAGATAGAGATGACCTTTGGAATCCTCAAAGCACGCTTCAATTGCCTGCGTGGCCTCCGAGTGGCCCCAGACCGGGCTTGTCAAGTGGTGACAGCCTGTGCCGTGCTCCACAATGTGGCCTCCATAAGAAGGGAGAGAGCCCCACCTGTCAGCCAGCAACCCCCAGATGTGGTAGACCCCATCACCCTCGACTACCCTACTGGCAGGGCCGTGAGAGACGCTATAACGCGGCAGTTTTTTGTTTAA